In Uranotaenia lowii strain MFRU-FL chromosome 2, ASM2978415v1, whole genome shotgun sequence, one genomic interval encodes:
- the LOC129749327 gene encoding uncharacterized protein LOC129749327, with the protein MCDTLMMTMDFNCSRKRLRSADGEEDGPFALQRKMFISQQRIDQQDQRKMRQIEQKTLNMLFLGAKTNQKLTQTCQRECLRHVRLLGGGECQFDTHSCPAWIEKQPDRKCRVCDRMSLVHAECTNCNLELCEHCGISCGHCPDKICMSCVNLFNCQNMDIPCCERCKIFN; encoded by the exons ATGTGTGACACACTGATGATGACCATGGACTTCAACTGCAGTCGTAAACGGTTGCGGTCTGCCGACGGAGAGGAGGATGGCCCATTTGCATTGCAGAGAAAGATGTTCATCAGCCAGCAACGGATCGACCAACAGGACCAGCGGAAGATGCGCCAAATTGAAC AAAAAACGCTCAACATGCTGTTTCTCGGGGCAAAAACAAACCAGAAGCTCACTCAGACCTGCCAGCGAGAATGCCTGAGACACGTGCGTTTATTAGGTGGTGGCGAATGTCAATTCGATACTCACAGT TGTCCAGCTTGGATAGAAAAGCAACCGGACCGGAAGTGTCGGGTCTGCGATCGGATGTCTCTAGTGCACGCCGAGTGCACCAACTGCAATCTGGAACTGTGCGAACACTGCGGGATCAGCTGCGGTCACTGTCCGGATAAGATCTGTATGAGCTGCGTCAATTTGTT TAACTGTCAAAATATGGATATCCCCTGCTGTGAGCgttgcaaaatattcaattga